One stretch of Anolis carolinensis isolate JA03-04 chromosome 3, rAnoCar3.1.pri, whole genome shotgun sequence DNA includes these proteins:
- the LOC134297756 gene encoding nanos homolog 2-like has translation MHRLCLLSRLSFFTPWCNLAQNPFDRWKGYLSLAKVVTEIIAERKKVPFPSQSLDTMEYDMQLVLNEDNFETASQWVNGSSSSSKSSKGSANGQASQNKEICNFCKHNGESKQVYSSHRLKGMDGTVECPILRKYTCPLCGATGEKAHTLKYCPLSQGKRSLYRKCGRNSAGRKVWRMEAQFS, from the exons atgcaccgcctctgtcttctctcgcggctgtcgttctttaccccttggtgcaatcttgcacagaacccttttgacagatggaagggctatctgagccttgcgaaagtggttacggagatcatcgcggaacgcaagaaggtcccatttccatctcagagtttggacacaatggagtacgacatgcagctagtcctcaacgaggacaactttgaaacagcatcacaatgggttaatggaagcagttccagcagcaagagctccaaaggtagtgccaatggccaggcttcccaaaacaaggagatttgcaatttctgcaaacacaacggggaatccaagcaggtctattcgtcccaccggctgaaggggatggacggcaccgtggagtgccccatcttgcgcaaatacacctgtccgctctgcggtgccacgggcgaaaaggcccatactttaaaatactgcccactgagccaagggaagaggtcgctgtatcgcaagtgcggacgtaactcggctggacgcaag gtttggagaatggaagcccaattctcttag